GTCAGCCAGTGGAACATGGTTCTGCACTGGTTGCAGAATTAGCAGATAACAGACTGAATTATACACAgtgaaatacaatacaaaagCTATTCAGGATTCTGAGAATCCTTCTGCTgcattttcaaatcaaattaaatgtttttaaaagtactGCACGCTCTGATACTCAGAAGTAATTCCACATCCCACCTGCCTTAACTAAGAAAGGAATTTTGTTTTGTGAGGAGTTTGCGTGGTTGTCTTGTGACTTTGCAAACGTACCTTTGTCCTTCTTTGTTTTTACCTATTTAGTcttgtgctgtttgtttggttgttaTATCTGCTGCAAGCCAGTTACAGTCCAGGgttaattaataataaactaAGCTGAACTCAGCTCTACTCAGCTGTTCAAATTAAGTTGTTGCTGAATACATGGGTGGTATAAGTACGGACCAATTTTCTCCTGTTACATATTAGATCTTTAGGTAATTGAAAAGACTTATAAGGCTGGTGATAACAATTCTTATGGTTTTCAGTCCTTATCCGCTAATACAAAGATCTGCACTCTGTATGTCACCGAGTATTCCCACTGCTGCACCAACAAACTTCTTCAGAAGAAACAAATTGCCACTGGACAACAGTGACATCTTGTGGCTGTATGAGctgttgctgtctgtgtctgtaggCAGTGAGCTGGAGGGTCAGTGTTCAGCAGGTTGCTCAGGGACAAAATTGTCAACCCAGACAGCAGTGCTGAGGAATGGCACCTCTATGAAAAGGTGCACCAATAAAAGCAAGAagaggaaggtggaggattCTTATGAAAATATAGATGTGAAGAGAGGTGAGTGATGAGCTAGCTGAGGGAGCAGGAGTCCATCTAACTACCTTCTGGAAAGTAAATTGTCATGCTATCATGTTCCTACGCTAGTTGTATTTCAGTTGTATCTCATATGGCTATAAAATTAATACTGAGTTACCTATTACCTTTTTCTGGTGTGAGTCTAATTGtgtgactgctgtgtttttccttcagCATCTCAGGCTGATGTGACAGTGTGCACTCCTGTAGAGACGCAGCGTAAAGCCAAGAGGAGCCGCTGTTTCACCTGCCGCAAAAAAGTTGGTCTGATAGGTATGacacagtccacagagagaGCTGACACGAAAACCTGCCCAgttacataaaacatttaaaacggTAATTATTGGCTGGCCCTGAAAATCTTTAAGCTGTTTTAACACATACCACATCACCAATTAATCCAGTTGGGTGTGGTTAAAAGTCCATGTACTAAAATGTGTGCAACTACTTTTTTGGAAATTGTTTTATACATATCGGTTCAGTTTTCCATGGGTTTCAGATAGGGTCCAACATTCTGGACTCTGCTAGGATGCATTCAGGTACAGTACTGATTTGGATATTTTTCTGTCCATATAGATCTGATCTTTAACAGTTATTGAGGATTTCTTTACAATATCGTTTAGATTTTGACACCAAACACACTGCTAACAATGGCATAATCGTTTTAAATTTAGTATGTAGTAATATATGTATGTCTGAAGTTCTATGCACAAACCAAACTGGCTCACAAATTTAGGATGTGCTCATTGCCTCTAAACATTTTAGCTGTAATGGCTCAGTGGCTGTAAATATTTCCTCTAGTTCACACTTAGTTTACACgagctgctttctatattgaacaataataaacacgCCCTACACAAtttactgactaaacagagtagcagctacagtgggaggctcatctcactgtgctgcagaactgagaggttgaggagatcctttgtccccacagccagtagactttttaatagtaattgttgatatggtatatatgctatttatgttatatgttattgactgagtgcctttatctgttaattatatttcatgttttattttatgttttatagtgaaatttgtatgttaaagttaatgtaagagctgcaggacaatctgaatttcctcCATGGGGGGTGAATAAagtgtctatctatctatctatgtatctatgtatgtatctatctatctatctatctatctatctatctatctatctatctatctatctatctatctatctatctatctatctatctatctatctatctatctatctatctacaaaCGTAAAGTGTCAGATAAACACATGCTATTTTGAAGCCTATGTAGATATGtaactgattaaaataaaagtgtagTTGTTCATTTAGACCAGGGTGAGACAGGTaactgaaaaacacagctgGAATGCTTTCTGTGTAGGCACAACATAAATAATTATTATGTTGCATATATCCTGTTGTTTtagatgatttatttatttagtgggAGTTGCGTAGTGTAATAACTTCTTGAAGAACAAACAGATGTGACTGTCTGAACAGAACCTGGAGATTGTTTATCGTGAGCACTGGCTGCTGTTCATTATGTATCGTCCAATTGTTCAATTACCTGTTCAAGACTGTACAGTATCACTGATTCAGCTGAGCTACCCTGTCAGGCAAACAACAGTGGATGATATACAATATGTGCTGTTTAGCAGTGTTGTAATGTAACTGCCAGACACTGTTCagccatcagtgtgtgtgattaAATGCCTTTAGGTAAtgttaaaaattttttttttctataatcCTTAATGTTAATACCCTCTGTTGCAGGCTTTGACTGCAGATGTGGAAATGTGTTCTGCAGCATGCACCGTTACTCAGACGTTCACAAATGCACCTTTGACTACAAAGCTGATGCTGCTGAGAAGATCAGGAAACAAAACCCTGTTATTATTGGAGAGAAGATCCAGAAGATATGAAGCCAGTCATagcattaaataaaatttaacgTCAGCCACATGTTGCCACCATGGATGGTCCTACTGGACCCTTAGaccagaaaacactgaagagaCTGTTCATTTCTGTGGTGGAAGGTCAAATGACCATACCACATATTctgaaaaaaatcactaaaCCACTAAAATATGATTCAAAATGACTActaaagaaacagaaatcaacAGCGAAAATTATATACATATGCAAAATTaccaaatgaaagaaaacaaaaaaatatttacaaaattactttaaaaagaaaaaagaattaaaaattgactttaaacatctaaaaaaaggcacaaaactACAAATGGACACAAACTGACTACAAAATCTTTGACATGTCTGTGCTGAGGTACCCATGCGTCATGATCCATCTATGAGGTTCCAGCATCATGATTAGTAACCCACATTATTACAGCATGTTTCTGAGACCAGTGGACCACACTGTGTAAAAGTCCATTCattttttgatatatttttataactAATGAATGTTTTGATATGTGAATTCTTCAAgaattcataaataaatgaatcaagCCCTGTGagtcacaaaaaagaaaaaaaaaagatgcttctCACAGGGTGGTGCTTTTATGTGTAACCTAAAAAAGCAGGTAAAATGCAATGACTTTTACTTTTCTAGATTCTTTTGCAGCCTCTAAGCGAATGTACTggaaaaaacaccaaaactTTTTGTATGCAACCTTTCACagaaaattgtgtgtgtgtgtgtgtgtgtgtgtgtgtgtgtgcgcacgtgtgtgtgtgtgtgtgtgtcagtgtatgtttgtgcgCATCTGCGTATACATAAGAAATCATGAAAGGCATGTTTGAGCATACATTATGAGAGGATGGTTTGTATGAGTTTTTGTACTGTACTGATCTTTGttcattgtgtttatttttttaaataagaaaatccCATGTGCATATAAACTGTACAGTCTGAATTGAGGAAATTTCTGGACCCTAAAAGGATGTAAAGGTGCAACATGTTGCCTCCAACTAAAATATCTAGTCTTGGAGCACATATATGTATTTTGTGTCATCCTTACAtaaaaggctttttaaaaaaacgtGTTTATTAAATTCACAcgttatttactgtatatgctcttaacacaggaaaataaacatgaagtGACAATGTGCTGTGAACTGAGTTTATAGCAATTTTCTTAATAGACACACTGCAATGTGTTGCTCCAAAATCccccactgaaaaaaaaaaaagtcactcaACCCAAAAGGTTGAGGTCAATATGGACTAATGGAAACAAAATTAGCATGCATCCACATAGAACATACACTTTTGACAGTGGGATGCAATGATATCATGCTTGgtttaattgtatttattctTAATAACTAAGTGAAAATCATGTAAATAGATTACTGGAATTAAATCATGCTTGTTGAATTTCAAAATACACACTTAAAAAAACAGTACTGTTATATTTTTCAAAGCTCATTTAGGTTGCCGTTTTGTTAATTGCTTAACTTTATCAGCAAAATGTCTATGAAAATTATGACATTTGATTTATTATCAAAGAGGCTCAGGGTCCACATTAGGATTTTCTCTCCAATTTAATGGTAAAGTGCGTCcagacttttgactggtagtgcaTATCTTTCTTTATTATGACTTAAACTTACCCTCCTgttctttttaatcttttctaaACAACCAATGAGGCTGGTCACAGTTCCTATACTACAGTTTTGCTTAGTCATTTTCCAAGCTGGTTTTCCTTAACTTCTGAGGTCTGGATTAGGGTGGATGCTACAGGCAGCATGTGATTGGCCATGCATATGCAGTGGGAGGCGGGCCTGTTCAAAGTCTAACATCTGGAAGCGTTTATTGCTGCCTTGAGTCAGTATCTCAGTAAGGTTGAGTGGAAGACTGCTACCAAAGACAAGATGTCCTTTATAAAAATAGATGCAACTTCTGATTTCTCCTTCCACAACCTCCCTTATGGAATATTCTCCACAGCTGATAATGTGagtgcttttgcttttttaatctGTTTGGTTTAAAGATTAAACACAACTTTTTATTCACACTTACACCCGAGTGTTGTCAAGCCAAACATTTGGAGACTTCTGGTTAagcctttcaaagtaaaatcgCAGATATAGTTTAGAATTGCAGCAGAATGAGCGTCTTCTGATGCCTGTTCTCATcagctaatatgtgctaacaatgttctacttcatttgtttacttgatcaaaagtgtcacACAACGTTGGGACACATGGCGGGTATGGGGGGTTGTTTTTGCAGGGTGGGACATCTGAAGGTTTtccgtttatttctttttaaacacttggccgtcatcttttacagtactgtacttttataatattgtaaaacgTGACcgccaagtgtttaaaaagaaataaacggaAAACCTACGTTTTTAatgtcgcctctgtaaaagttggtcaaactttgttcatagcatccctcagttcagGATCCCCCTAgaggcctggcgcacttccgttgcaGCGTTTCGATATTGCAGGTGTTTTGGCTGAtgcggcgcgtttgcccttgtcggccaccgtagatAATGCAACAGCAAGTAGGACTAATTGCTGTTGAGTAGAAACCTGCTCAGCTACCAATGGTTCAGTGTGTAGTTATCTGGAAGAATCACTGAAAACTGTTTCTCCAGCCCAAAAGTCGCATAGGAGTAGCCATTGGAGACCAGATACTGGACCTCAGTGTGATAAAGTCTTTGTTTCAAGGACCTGTGATGTCCAAACATCAGGATGTCCTTGATCAGGTAAGTGTTTACAGATACTTTTCATTCTCGAAATATAGCAAATTACTGTAGGAGGACCTGCAGGATGAtccatgttttcattgttttctgggTCTCCCTTCAAGCCCACTCTGAATGCTTTCATGGCTCTTGGATATCAAGCTTGGAGGGAAGCCCGGCAGACCTTGCAGGTGTTGCTATCAGCCACTGAGAGCACACTGAGAGATGATGTCAGTCTTCGGAGCAGGTCAGTGTGTACAGAGTCTTCTGTGACCTCACTGACTGGTGTGTGGTCAGAAATACCATGTTAGTATCAAGGTTGGAAGCAATAAAGGTACAGCCACATGTTTAATCTTCCACTGTGATGGAAATGCTAAAATACTGCAGTTTTCACTCATCACAGGCTTCTTGTAGAACTGAACTTTCCCACACATCCTACACCCTACTGGGTCTTATAACACTAATGTCTAACAAGTCAATTCATTATATTAACACTCAAACTCTCTCAGCCTGAAATTTGTCTCCAAAAAGCTTGAGGTTTTATCTTTTTGCTAACTGAGTTTTAGACCTTTGTTCTAACAGAGAACACGTTATTTAATGACAGACTTCTGTCTTTTTGTCCTTGTTTCTGCAGAGCATTTGTCCATCAGAGTGCAGCCACTATGCACCTTCCTGCAGACATCGGTGAGTGTCTGTGTTCAGAGTGTCTTTTGTCAGAGTTGGCTACATTCTGCTTCCCTGTGTTCAGTGTgaactgttgtgtgtttatgtgcagtcTCATGTGAATAACTTCATCATGGGAATGGGGAATGTTTAAAAGGGTAAATATTAAGCTAACTGCTAGTAAGTGTGGAGACTGCAGTATAAGtgaatgaaatgtttatgttcGGTGTGGATTATTGTCTCTGCAAGTCTCTGTGCATGACACTGCCCGAACTGTCTGATTGGTGGTGCTTGGTTGGGCCATGTGTGGCCTGACAGGCAGctatacaaacaaaatgcatgGATCAAATATAAATTCTTTATTCTAATTCTTTTGTTAGACTCATCATGGTGGGTACATTGACAAATAGCACTGAAATAGTTAAAAGAATGTAAGGTATACCAGCACTAGGGGGCACTCTTCAATAACACATGACCTTCCTGTTAGTTGTGACTTGGCTCATTCAGTCAGCTTTGTGATGGCAGGCATCACTAGAAAAGAAGGGCACAGGCAGTTGATGTGAATATTTCCTCCTGCCCTTCTTCTAAACTCACGTCTCTCTTTTTCACAGGCGATTACACCGACTTCTACTCCTCCAGAGATCACGCAACCAACGTTGGCATCATGTTCCGGGGGAAGGAGAATGCTCTGATGCCAAACTGGTAACGCTCAGTCAAACCAGCAACAGACACTAACAGCTGTTGATGTATTGAACAAAAGCGCACCAAGGGACCTTCATGGATTCCCAGTGCTAGGAAAGATATTGAGAGACACCCTGAAAGAAATTATTCAAGGCTCTCTGCAAACAGTGATGTGTGGAGGGACACTACAAGGTTTCTCTAATTGAGTTGAGCCCCAGAGTATCAGTGCACATTTAAACACTGCAGCTGGGCTCTGGAAGAATCCCTGCAGCATGTGTTAGTCACAATGCATAGACAGCTTTCATTTATTCTAGGACCTGCGTGGTAGGAATGCTAAAGCTGAGGGAGCATCTGTTTTTTCCATCTGAGTCTGACACATAGCACTTTGATCAAGCAGGTGACTGGCATGCTGTTCTCCCTGGCTGTCAGTTGTCAATTTCAAAGAAACAGGATGGTTTTTAGTAATGGAACACATTTTTGAGGGGGATGCAAAGTTCAAGATTGTTGAGCCGTGCATTTTGTAAGTGATAGAAATAAAttgatcttttttattttagctgcattttttaaaagatattaaTATTGTGTGATAACAATAATTCTAATgataatattaaaacaatatgCCAATTTAAAAAGGATTGGTCAGAGCAATCAACCTACAGTGTTGTTTTCACCCACAACACGCACAGATTTTGATTGACTTCATTTCACTAAAAACTCACTGCACATCACCAACAGAAAGATGCAACTAGCATTTAGTAGGTAGAAACAGGATTCTAATGAATGTTAATTGCTCATTAAATATTGGATGTGTAATTAAgcaacagtgcaaacaaaaTATCAACTTAAAGGACTGGTCTAGGAACAAAAACTCATCTAAAAACTGAACTTTACTTTGTACTAACTTGGGGGATGTGTTATGCAGGCTGAGGCTTCCAGTAGGATACCATGGCAGAGCATCATCAGTAGTTGTTTCTGGGACCCCCATCCGCCGCCCCTCAGGCCAGATGAGGCCTGACCAGAGTAAGATCCTACACATTTGAAAACTTTGATCATCACATAGGACTAAAGTTTGTTACACACATCTTAGGACTGATGATTACATTCTTGCTGGGTTGAAAGAATAATCACTTTCCATCAGTATCAATAGAGCAGAACCAGTCCAgagtctgtttttattcttcacaTTCTGCTTCCTTGTCAAAACTTAGCACCTGTATAACATTATTTATACCGACTCAAACTTTTTCCATATATGCAGTGGTACTCCCCAAGACCTGTCAACAGACATACAGTTAGTTATTAGAAATGAGgagaaatgtggaaaatatgCTTATTTTAGCAAGGAAATCTAAAACTTCTCGATCAAACCTCTAATTGTCAGTGTTTGGTACAGTTACATAGAGGGGGAAGGAACTCTGCTGTGATACCTGGTCATATTTAAGTTGAAAGAAGCTGCAGGAAAAGCTTGCAGGaacagaaaagggaaaaaaatcttATATTTGCATTGCAAAACCTGATGTCAGGTTCCCATTTAAGCTGGCAGCAGTCTCCAACCTGCTAGGCTTAAGTCTaacaattataattattaaCAATTATATTGTTAGTAAAGGCTTTATATTTACAACAAGGTTTATGTTACTAAACACTTGAGGTCCAAGATTTTCAAAGAATGACAATTAAGTTCCTAGGAAACCATAATAGAAGTACTTCAGCAGAGCTCTCAAGCAGCTTTTTAGGTTATAATAATGTCAGCATTTTGTTTACTGCTTGGTTTTCAATTTTTGTCCCCAAATTCCAAGTGAATTCCCATCATGTTATTATTTGAACAGATTTTGGTCCATAGTGAATAATATAAGAACAACTAACAACTATTAATAACCATATGcgccttttccttttttagcAAAACCCCCAGTGTTTGGCCCATCTAAGCAGTTGGACATGGAGCTGGAAATGGtgataacatgtttttttttctctctaatcACTTACAGTATATGTCTGTAGTGTATAGATGttgaaattttatttcatcattcGAGTTCTTTGTTTgtcattctgttgttttttgtcttttagtcTGTGATCATTTATATTGCGTAATTGCATACCACAGTATTTCATTGCTTCTTTGTTTAAAAGGGCTTTGTTTTCCTGACTAGGCCTTCTTTGTTGGAGGAGGGAATCAGCTTGGACAGCACATTCCCATCAAGAATGCCCATGAACACATCTTCGGCATGGTCCTTATGAATGACTGGAGTGGTAAGAGCCAAGAGAATTTTAACAACACAATTACAGCCATATCATCATATGAATTATCAGGGACAGTGATTTGGAAGGACACAGGTTGATTTAGCAGAGAAGAACCTGCAGATGAGTACTCTCTCACCTATATTGCACAGTTTGGATGTTACTGGCAGTTGTGGATTAACTGTTCATAAGTGTGATGGCACATAGATGGCACATGTCCTTGTGTCTGGTTGTTCAGGAGTACAGTGTTCTGTGGCAACCCCCAGATGGAAGAATTTCAAACTGCTTTTGTCCAGGATGCGATGGGTCTGCAGAAATCTTCTCTGCCCTCCTCTTGACCTGTGAGGTGTACAGGTCTTTGATGGAGGGCAGGTTGGCATCAGTTATTCTTTCTGCAGCCTGAACTGTCCTTTTGAGTCTGCTCCTGTCGTGTTTGGTTGCTGAGCCAAACCATACAGTGATGTATGAGCAGTGAACAGGCCTGATGATTTCTCTGTATATTAAATATGGGAAGCGTGAAAGCAGATTGCCCATTTAAAGCCAACTTTACAGCTACAGTCTGTTGAACAGTACTCCCCGTTCAGCTAGTTCTCCGCTTGGCTGACAGTTCAAGCTCAACTCAACTCAAGCTGCACATAAATATAGTTTGGACTTTGCCAACCCTTCCTCAATTAACTTGGACATGAGAAACTGTACTGACCTTGGCAATTTATACAAAATATGTGCAGGGTCTGCTGCTTTCTAAGCAGTAACAAAGACAGATGATCGTTGATACAGTAAAATTTTCCCTTTCCACAGCCATTACcacaaataatatttaaatctaACCCTGAGCTGAGGGCCCTGGCTTCTTCAACGGATGAAAAAACTATTTTGCATATTACAACAAGCAAATCTAGGTTGTTAGGTTTATGCAGTGATGTTAATGATGTTATGTACTGCGTGTTAACCTCTTGCGCATACAGACAACAATGAGTGGACTTATTCCATTAGTCCATTAGTGATGATATCTCTTAAGTTGCTTTATCCTGATTATTGTTGGccacaaattattttattagttaGGAAGTAAAAGTTTGAATTTAAGtgaaagacaaaattaaaaaggtAATTTTAGTCTACTACTTATACCAGATGAAAGTTAATTTACTGTTGAgagaataatgaataaatataaccCATTTACTTGCATCCTCCCTGTCTGCAGTGTTACATGTCAGCTCAGCCTCCCTGTTGCTCAGTTAAATATGGCAGCGCTCTGTAATCTACTGCACTACACAACCTGAAGCCCCTGTGTCCTGCTAGAGCCTGACTGGCTGTGATTTAGGAGGTCATTTAGAGCATACAGTGAGTGGCATTTCAACACAActagtttctattttttttttattaggcCTGTGGCAGAGACCACATTAGCCCGGTGCGTATCGCACAGCAGCAGCTATTACTGCTTTATGGCCCGTGACAGAGTGAAGTGTGAGAAACAATGCAACAGAggcattttcattaaaaatagtCTGCACTTTTAGCTGCTACAGCTAACATGATGATACTATATAAAGTACAAACGGTACAGTATGTAGACTCCAGTCCACTCATGTATTGCCTACAGTTCCTTATACTGTACCTTATACGTACAAACCGCCACTTACAAATGAAAACCTGACTTGGAAATTGTAAATCTTTTTGCTCTTTTGAATCAATTCATTCAATTCACAGCATCATTCGTGCAGTGATGAATGACTCAGACATCTTACTCAGTCTGTTGCTAGTTGAAGCTGTTATATTCAGTTTAGTATCTCTGCCACCCCTGTACATAGGCAGCAGATAGTTTATGATGGAAATGTGAAATTCTAATTGTTTCTCTTGCTTAGGTACCTTTCAATAAGGGCATGGCTGAGCTGATGGTGAGAAGCTCTACAGCTCCTGATTCTGTCAGTGACAGTGGTGATTCAGTACAGTCAGTTCACATTAAAGAGAGTTAGTTATTTGTACGTATGTATGGTAGGGTCTGTGACTACGATTTATGTTAATATCACTCAGCATCATTACAATTAGTTCATAATATCATCAAATGCCTTCATGTAACTTGTAATTGAAGGAGAATTAAAAGTGgtaaaatacagtttaatgATAAATGACAAGTAACAAGAGAGGGTCACAAAGTCAGTGTCAATATTGGCTCATATTTGCCACTATAGGCTCATACCAGGCCAAGTaatgctgcagcagaaaaacccAAGTGTATTGAATGTACAGTAGCAaggctgtgttttattgtttattggcTCACAGTTTCTAAAAGGAAAGAGCTAAAAACTCTGATTTACCTTTTCAGAAGTTTCATAATGTGTCTTTGAAGATATAACAGTTTATTCTTAGCATTTGGAGTAGTTTCATGTGATTCATAACATGCAGATTTCAATTTTTATGAGCAGCACACTTAACATTATAAAATGATATGTAATACAacagttttaaacttaaaatgcC
The Mastacembelus armatus chromosome 3, fMasArm1.2, whole genome shotgun sequence DNA segment above includes these coding regions:
- the zfand6 gene encoding AN1-type zinc finger protein 6 isoform X2, which encodes MVFSPYPLIQRSALCMSPSIPTAAPTNFFRRNKLPLDNSDILWLYELLLSVSVGSELEGQCSAGCSGTKLSTQTAVLRNGTSMKRCTNKSKKRKVEDSYENIDVKRASQADVTVCTPVETQRKAKRSRCFTCRKKVGLIGFDCRCGNVFCSMHRYSDVHKCTFDYKADAAEKIRKQNPVIIGEKIQKI
- the fah gene encoding fumarylacetoacetase, whose amino-acid sequence is MSFIKIDATSDFSFHNLPYGIFSTADNPKSRIGVAIGDQILDLSVIKSLFQGPVMSKHQDVLDQPTLNAFMALGYQAWREARQTLQVLLSATESTLRDDVSLRSRAFVHQSAATMHLPADIGDYTDFYSSRDHATNVGIMFRGKENALMPNWLRLPVGYHGRASSVVVSGTPIRRPSGQMRPDQTKPPVFGPSKQLDMELEMAFFVGGGNQLGQHIPIKNAHEHIFGMVLMNDWSARDIQAWEYVPLGPFLGKNFGTTISPWVVPMEALLPFAEPNPVQDPEPLPYLTHHDAYTFNINLFVSLTGEGMTEAATICKSNFKYMYWTMKQQLAHHTVNGCNVRPGDLLASGTISGPDPESFGSMLELSWRGSKSIDLGGGETRTFLKDGDEVTITGYCQGDGYRVGFGSCMGTILPALQH